A section of the Babylonia areolata isolate BAREFJ2019XMU chromosome 1, ASM4173473v1, whole genome shotgun sequence genome encodes:
- the LOC143287557 gene encoding non-selective voltage-gated ion channel VDAC2-like: MAPPSYSDLGKAARDIFSKGYNYGFFKLKAKTKTDSGVEFTTSGSSNSDTGKVSGNLETEYKWSEYGLTFSEKWSTENVLDTEITIEDQLTEGLKITFDTSFAPQTGKKSGKIKTGYKQDYFNGNVDVDFDFAGPTVNAAAVLGYNGWLAGYQMAFDTANSKLAKSNFAVGFTTEDFTLHTCVNDGQEFGGSIYQRCSPELETAVNLSWTSGTNATLFALGAKYTLDENSNVSCKVNNSSQIGLGYSQKLRDGVKLTLSALIEGKSINQGGHKVGLGLELEA, translated from the exons ATGGCTCCTCCTAGCTACTCCGACCTTGGCAAAGCAGCCAGAGACATCTTCTCCAAAGGATACA ACTATGGTTTCTTCAAACTTAAGGCCAAGACAAAAACGGACAGTGGTGTGGAATTCACCACCAGCGGCAGTTCCAACAGTGACACCGGCAAAGTCAGTGGCAACCTGGAGACAGAGTACAAATGGTCTGAATATG GTTTGACCTTCTCAGAGAAATGGAGCACAGAAAATGTACTGGACACCGAGATAACCATTGAAGACCAGCTGACTGAAGGCCTGAAAATTACCTTTGATACGTCGTTTGCTCCACAAACAGG AAAGAAGAGCGGCAAAATCAAGACCGGCTACAAGCAAGACTACTTCAATGGTAACGTTGATGTTGACTTTGACTTTGCTGGCCCGACTGTGAATGCAGCAGCTGTTCTAGG ATACAATGGGTGGCTTGCAGGGTATCAGATGGCATTTGACACTGCCAATTCCAAACTGGCCAAAAGTAACTTTGCTGTTGGCTTCACAACAGAGGACTTCACTCTGCACACTTGTGT CAATGATGGACAGGAGTTTGGTGGTTCCATCTACCAGCGATGCAGCCCTGAACTGGAAACTGCAGTCAATCTGTCCTGGACATCGGGCACTAATGCCACACTCTTTGCCCTTGGTGCCAAGTACACCCTGGACGAAAATTCCAATGTCAGC TGCAAGGTGAATAACTCTAGTCAGATCGGACTTGGCTACAGCCAAAAGCTGCGTGATG GAGTTAAGCTCACTCTGTCTGCCTTGATAGAAGGCAAGAGCATCAACCAGGGAGGTCACAAGGTGGGCCTCGGACTGGAGCTGGAGGCATAA